The stretch of DNA GCGGTTTAGGAAACCGTGGCCCCGACCCTCCTCCAGCCTATTCCAACTCACTCAGGCCAACTCCAGCCAAGGTTTGCGCAAAATCCGAACTTTGGCTGGAGTAGGCTGGAATGAGCTGGAGTGAGGTGGAGTTGAGCACAATTTGAGCACAGTTCCGGGGCGAACGATTGGAGAGAGCCGTAGCGCCTGACAATAAGAAGTGTAAACCCCTTGGGGTTTTCCGGTCTTAGGTTGGGCCTGTGCCTGCACCACCGCGACCGCCGATGCCACTGTCACGGTGCATGGCTGGGTCTTCATTGTTGGCAACGCGACAGACAGAGGAGTGCTCTGTCGGGCGGTTCGCGCCTCAATTCGTCTTGAAGCCGATGATTCGCGACACGTCGGTGAGGAGCCCGAACGCCGTCGTCTTATCCATCCCGCCCGCGAGCACGTAGCCTTTGCCGCCGGTTTCAACTTCGAGGCCATGCGCCGTCAGAGACACGATCGCCCGATGGGCCATGCCCGCCGCCTGGGCCGTCGGGACCTCGACGAGCACACCTCCGGGAAGGCCTACTTCCTCGTCGGTGATGCCATTCTTAATAATGAGTCGATGGATTTCGTCTTTCCTGAACGTGCGGCCGTTGCTCTCGATCGTGTCCGCCGTCACGCGAAACGTGCTCGGCGCGCGGTGTGATGGCGGGCGCAGATCACGGTTCCACGCCCACCAGGCGGCCCAGCCGCCGCCCCCCATGCCGATCAGGCCGAGAAGAGTATCGGATTTGACGAAACTCAGCCCCATCAGAAACATGATCGACCCGAGAATCACGATGAACCAGAATTTCTTCTGGGGAGCCGGAGTCACGTCAAAGACCGTGGCAGTTCCGTCCTGCCGCTTGCGATATTCTGAATCACTCATTGGCGACCTCCTTGTGAGCTACGACTGGCAACCCTGGACTTTGCGGTCAGGTACCGTGCGCACAATTTCGCTCCGCTTTGGACAGTTCAGCCACCCTTTTTCTTCAGCTCGCCATCGGGAGTGTCGAGCGTCCCATCGTCGTTAATGTCGATCGGGAAGTCATATTGGGACCCGTCGAGCCAGCGCAGGTAGATTTTTCCGCCGCCGGTCCAACATTCGGCCTCTTTCTCGCTAAACAATGCGGCCATTTTCCCGTCCTTCATCACGACGTCCGGCTCGCGCAGAGTTGCTTTGCCTGAGCGGAACACAATCCTGGGCCCCGGCCCTCCCGCGGCAGATTCGTACCGCCCCTCGAACTTCCCGGCACAGCTAATCAGGCCCGGCTTCGGTGCCTGTCCTGCCCGCTGTGCAGACTGTTCGGCAGCCTTCGCAGCGTTGCCGGTCACCGTCGCAAACACGAGTACCCCACTGATCAAGGCACAGACGGTAAGCTTCATGGTGTCTCCTTTTGGCAAGAACGAACGGGGAGGTGCTTTTTCTCTATCGTCAGCCGGGCCTGGCCATGAATGCGGCCCGTGCCGCATCACCCTGCTGATTGGATTGGGCCGAGGGCGGTATTGAATCGACTTCGCATAGTCACGTCAAGAGAAAAATCCGACGCGTTCAAAACTGATCGCGACGCTGCTATAAGCCCGCGTAGCGAGTACCTTCATGTGGGTCATGTGCAGGGGACCGTGAACGGTCGCGGCAAGACGAGAGGGGGTGCCAAAAACCTTTGTGTCCCCTCTTGCTCAAGCTGGTGAAGTTGCAAGGGGTTGGATCGGTCTTTCAGGGAATTCACAAACAACTGTTTCTGGAAAATTGTTTTGTGAACCGTCATCTCTGGAATAGCATGATCCTCTAATAGGCCCAGAATGGCCCAGTACCGAGCACGGATACTTTTCCACCAAGGCCGACATAGACCGTCCTGCCAAAAAAGAATGGCAGCCCCCAGTCAAACAACCCCGCAGAAAATGTTGGTCCGCCCACATTGCTAATGGCGGCATTTCCTGAAGAGAAGAGGGGTATGGGATTGGCGAGCTGAAAATTGACCAGGCTTGACGGAGACCCTGACAACTCCGTGTTGACCGCCGAGAAGGATAACGGAGAAGACGGGCAGTACAGAAAAGACAAATTTCCGGGACACAGCGGAATAGACAATGACGAGTCACTGAAAAAAAAGGCACTGGAGCCGGTATCGAATATTCCCGCTTCCTGCGTACTGACACCAGGGCTGGGGTTAAAGTGTGTCACGATTTGGCCCGATAAGTTGGTCGGTAACACCGTGACCCCGGAAGGTTGGTTATTGGATCTTGTTCCTATGCCTAGAATCAGGGAACCGGTAAGGGAGGGCGATCCACTGGCGGGCACAGACGGCAGGGCGACTATGACCCCATTATTATCAACTGGCAGAAGTCCCACCGGATTCTGGACCTGTTGGGAGGCCGAGATTGCAGTAGCAACACAAGGGAGTGGCGCACAGTTATAGTAAACCCCGCCGTCTAAAGGAAATACCCCAACGCCCAAGATGCCATTGAATCCGGCTTGTGCAGGACTAGAGTCGACTGAGGCTACGCCGCAGACGTTCGAAGCAGGTTGGCCCGCGGGGGTGTATTGTCCCGCGAAGGTCGGATCGATCACTTGGATAGGGACCATCACAGCCGGTTCCCCTCCCAAAATGATGTCCGCTGATTGAACGCGCCCCCAATCGGCAGTGCCTCCAAAATACATGCATTCTCCGATGTTGCTGGATGGGAGTGTGATCCCTAAGACAGAGGTAAAAATCCGGAGTCCCGATGATCCGGTATCCACCAGAACGTCCGTAATGGTTTGACAGTTTGAGGTAGCGGGCTGGCAAATGGTGACTTGGGTGCAGGGCTCATTGGCAAATATGCAGACCGCGGCAGAAGATGGATTTATTGTGATTGCGAGGACGTTGAGACCAGAAGGCCCGGAAGGAGTGGAAGGGCTAGAGCCTCCTGAATTGCCACAACCTAGCAGAAGCGTTACGGCAACGCCGAAAAGACCCGATACGCACGATCTCAGAATCATTGGATCATCTCTCTTGTCACTCCCGAAGGGAGGAGTGATGGAATATAGGCTCTTCCGCGTATATCTCCTGGATGACCGCCCGTTTCTACCACGACACGGGACCCCTGGATGCGGGTCATCCCACGCCTCCCAGGCCCGTTCGATGCGGCCGCAGTAGCTGCCTCCTGGTATTCCTGAAAATAAGAACCCAAGAGTGAAACCAAGTGTGGAGGTCTTCTTCCTCTCCAGGCCACGGCAAAGACCGTATCCCCAAACACATATTCCCGAAGCACGAGCTCCAATGTAGTAATTTCCTGAATGATATATCCCTGTTCCGTGATCACCCTGATTTGTCCGGTAAGTGCCACGCGGTCTGTTTCCACGGAACTCGCCGGTTCCCCCAAGACGGCCCAGGTTCTAGGGAGATTGATGATCAAGATCAGACTGATCGCTACTGCCATCTCAAGAACAAGCCTATGTTTCATCACATGCCTCTGGCAGCAAAGACCTGGCACTCGAGATCTGGTTCCATTCCCGTTTCTATATGAGTTTGATTCACTCCGGGGACTTAATGATCGCCTGGCTTGCCATCACACTGTTCGGGACAACGATTTCGTGGTTCTCCGGAGTCCTAATAATGGTATAGCCCAGGGTGAGGTCTGCTATCGTGCCAGTTTGAACGCCAGACGGAACCGTCAATTGCACCGAGTCCCCGATCTGGAACGGCCGATACAACAGCAGAGAGAATCCGGCGATCAGATTGCCGAGCGTACTCTGGGCAGCTAAGCCAATAAGAACAGAGGCCACACTGGCACCCGTGAGCAGCGCAGTCCCAAGGGAGCGGAGTTCGGGGATCAGGTGGGCATACAGAATCAAGGCGAGTACCCAAACGAGAACGTCCCCCATGCGACGCAGGAAGTTCGCCGTCGTGTGGTCCAGCACCCCACCTTCGAGCCGCTCCAGAGTTACGCGCAGCGAGCGCATGCTCAACCACGCCACCAGAAGGAACACCAGAGCGTAGAAGATTACTCCGAACAGTGTGCCAGGGTTGACAAATTCCCCGCTGAGAATCCGTTCCAATGGCGTCATATTTGCCTCCCGAGTAAATTTCAACTACAGAAATTATTTGTTTTTGAACCGGCATTAGGATAGGTCGAATTCTTCGGGAAATCGACCAGATTTTATTGCGATTTTCGATAAGGTTTTTGGCTCAGATCAATCGGGACTAATCAAAGCCTTATTTTTACGGCGGTTACTTTTCAGAATAGGATTTTTTACTCAAAATTTATGACTGAGAGGCCGAATCGGAGCCGAATACCTCAAGCGACGAAGGAACGGATAGAGGCTTAGCCGAACTACGTATTTTCTCTGTGGCCATTTTTGTGCCAGAACAAAATCGGGAACCAAGGGAAGGGACAGAAAACAATAGAAGAAATAGAACCCCCGAACCTCGCGGGATCTCGGATATAAACGGGGAAACCGTTGCAACAGCGAGCAACCTCAAAAATCTGTCTGTTTACCTTCACACGGAAGAGGCCACAGGTTCGATACCTGTATCGCCCACCACTTCGCTAGGACTTACCGCAGGTTCTCTCTCCTAAATGCGCCAAGTTTCTGGTTTTTTGGGGGAGCGGTTGAAACCGCCTGTTTTCTAGACAGAATTCGGATCGTCGGCTACACTTCAATTTGTCAATTCAGTAGCAACCGGAGCGGTCGAACAGACGTAGACTAAAGTGAGGTTAGCCATGCGGACAACAGCTCTTGCCGTTGGTGTGTTGCTTCTGGTCATTGTTACCGGCTGTGCGAGTAATCGCCAAGAACAGACCGCGGTAGATCTAGGAGACGGAGATTATCGGGCACCAGCCAGCATTTATAGTGTTATGGACAGCACCGCGTTGGTGTATACCAACCCGATCGCTGGCTCCCCGATCAACGATAACGTCTGGCGCTGGACCGCATTCATCTTGCACCCTGTCGGAATGGCGTTGGATTACGGCTTTAATCGGCCATTCTACAAGCTCACCAGCTCGATGCCTTATCTCTTCGGCTATACCAGTGAGGACGCGGTGCTGGACAGCCAGCGCCAATAACCTTCCTCCCTTCCTGAGAAATTGACAACAACGCCCGCTCAACATCTGAGCGGGCGTTGTCGTTTGTCCTCTTGGCAAACCAGTTCTTATTTCGTGTATGCTCCCTTAGTGAGGTCGAGTAGCCAATCCGCAGAACTACGTCTGCCTTTCCTGCACCATCTCGCGCTAATTTCTTGGGTAGGATTCTCCCTTCTGCTCCCAGGTTGTGAGACCTCTGTTCCGCGGCCCCCACTGCCACCGTCCGAAAGCGATTTGATCCTGTTGAAGTCGACTGCATTATGCAATCGAAAGGCCGATTTTAGTAAAAACCACCCCCTTGCATCCCTCAAGCAAAAGACGTGGGGGACTGGACAGGAATTGATCCTGTTGTCCGATCGGAGCCCATCGCACGCCGACGAGTCATTTTTTTTCGATGAAGATGGGCTCTTGGTTGGTGCGCTGTTCACCTTCTCCTCCGGCCTGGATCTTTCACCCTATCCGGTGCTACGAGATACGCTTGCCAGGTTAAAGCCTGTTCTGGAGTTCTACGTCAACGTCGCGAATCTCTCATCAAAGGACAGCATGAACTCTAGTACCCTCTACGAAACCGGGGATGAAAAATCGACGACTCAGTATCTGGTACTCGCTGCGGGAGAGCATCCGACGTTACTCCAGGCTTCCATCACAATCGATCCCTACGCGCGTCTCTTCTCCCCTTACCGGCGGGAATTTCTTGAGCGGTTGCGAAATCCGACTGGTACCAAGCCCGGACTAAAGCTTGAGAGTCAAGGTGCCGACGATAAGGAACCGTTCCCGTCACTCCAGCAATTTGCTCGCGGTGAGACGGCACAGCTGTCCTACTGCGGCAGTCAAAACTACGACATTGCCGCGGATGCATATCAAAAGGCGATCGCGAGCGGTTTCTCCAACAAAGTGTGGCTGGCCGAAGCACATCACAAGCTCGGCCTTGCCTGGGAAGGGAAAGGTCAGTATGAAAAGGCCAAAGCGGAGATGCTGCAGTCGCTTACGATCAGGCCCAACACTCCCGAAATCTTAAACAACCTTGGGACTGTGTACGTCAAGTTGGGAGACAAGGCGAACGCGCTGGCCTCTTTCGAAAAAGCTGTCACTCTTCGTCCGAACTACGCCATTGCACGCTATCACCTCGCGGAAGCCTATGAACCGACTGACTCCAAACGCTCGATTTCGGAGTACGAAACCTATCTCGCCCTCGTCGAAGGGATCCCCGACGAAGCCGACCGAATCGCGCTCGTGCAACAACGGGTCAAGGCCTTGAAAAAGCCCTGAGTCGGCGCCCGACAACCCTGGTGTTCTGATTGACCGAAAGAATAGGGCCAGATCGTAACGGTAGAATCTACCAGTTTCGAGACGGCACTACCGGCGGGTCTTCTCTTCCTGCTCTTGGAGCGTCTTGCAGGCGATACAGAGCGTCGTGACCGGCCGAGCCTTGAGCCGTTCGTAAGGAATGTCCTCTTCGCATCGTTCACAGATCCCGTAGGTCTGCTTGTCCATACGATCGAGTGCTTCATCGATCTTCTTGAGCAGTTTCTGTTCGCGTTCCTTAATTCGCATGGAGAAATTCTGATCCGCCTCCGCTGTCGCTTGATCGCTGACATCCGCGAACGTTTCTTGACTCTTCCGAGTGGTACGCCCCTCTCCAGCCTCCGCTAAAATCGCAGCACGCTGGCGCTCAAGGTCTCGACGGATGCCGGTATATTTCCCACGCGCTGCTGAAGCGGGTTGTTTTCGCTTGATTGTGACAGCGTTAGTTAAAGATTTCGGAGAAACGGTTCGTTTGGAAGCAGTCCGTGCTTTCATCACTAAATCCTGCAGATGCTGGCTTCAGGCTTAACAGCGTCAAACTATAGCAGGGGGTTGAAGAGAGGGTCAATGGGACGACCAGGACAACAGCCTGCCTGGTTCGTCAAAGGTCCCGGCGGCCTTCGATCGACTTGAGCAAAGTCACTTCGTCGGCATATTCGATATCCATCCCGACGGGAATCCCGTAGGCGATTCGGGAGACTCGCGTGCCAAACGGTCTCAACTGGTTCGTCAAATAGATGGCTGTGGCTTCGCCCTCGATTGTAGGGTTGGTCGCGAAAATAACTTCTTCGATCCCCCCGAGCTTCACACGATCGATGAGTTCTTCCGCACGAATATCAGACGGTCCGACCCCCTCCAACGGTGAGAGGGCGCCCAATAAGACATGGTACAGGCCGCGATAACCGCCGGCGCGCTCAATGGCATAGAGCGTGCTGGGTTCTTCCACCACCATGATTCTGGTACGGTCTCGCTTCGGGTCCAGGCAAAGCTCGCACAACTCGCCCTCCGCGATATTTCGACATTGCCGACAGAACGTGAGGCCGTCTTTCACGGCACGAATGGCCTCAGCGAGCCGCAGCGCATCCTCACGATCAACCTTTAACACATGGAACGCTAACCGCTGCGCTGTCTTCTGTCCGATGCCCGGCAAACGGACCAACTCTCGAACTAGTCGAGCCAGCAATCCCTGTTGATCAACCGCCATAAAAGCCAGTCCGCTAGAAGAGCCCCGGGATATTGAGCCCGCCAGTCAAGGACTTCATTTCGTTCGCCATCATTTCCCGGGCTTTCCGTAGCGCGTCATTCGTCGCGGCCAACATGAGGTCCTGCACCATGTCGGCGTCTCCACTTTTAACGACTTCGGGATCAATGACGATCTTGACAAGTTCCATCGCGCCATTCGCCGTGACGGTCACACTGCCTCCCCCCGCCGTCCCCGTCACGGTCTTGGATGCGGCTTGTTCCTGTACTTTCGCCATCTGAGCCTGCATGGCCTGCGCCTGTTTGAGCAAACCCGCCATGTTGCCCAACGGATTTTTCATTGCCCCGCCTCCTTCTGATTCGACACCTGTCGAACATCAGCCAGCTCTGCTCCGAAGATCTCTAGGGCTTCCTTCACTACTGGATGAGTCCGAGCCTGCTCAAACATGACGAGGCGCTGTCCCTGCTCTTTGGCAGCCCTGAGCTGCG from Nitrospiraceae bacterium encodes:
- a CDS encoding DUF3443 family protein; this translates as MILRSCVSGLFGVAVTLLLGCGNSGGSSPSTPSGPSGLNVLAITINPSSAAVCIFANEPCTQVTICQPATSNCQTITDVLVDTGSSGLRIFTSVLGITLPSSNIGECMYFGGTADWGRVQSADIILGGEPAVMVPIQVIDPTFAGQYTPAGQPASNVCGVASVDSSPAQAGFNGILGVGVFPLDGGVYYNCAPLPCVATAISASQQVQNPVGLLPVDNNGVIVALPSVPASGSPSLTGSLILGIGTRSNNQPSGVTVLPTNLSGQIVTHFNPSPGVSTQEAGIFDTGSSAFFFSDSSLSIPLCPGNLSFLYCPSSPLSFSAVNTELSGSPSSLVNFQLANPIPLFSSGNAAISNVGGPTFSAGLFDWGLPFFFGRTVYVGLGGKVSVLGTGPFWAY
- a CDS encoding DUF2844 domain-containing protein, giving the protein MKHRLVLEMAVAISLILIINLPRTWAVLGEPASSVETDRVALTGQIRVITEQGYIIQEITTLELVLREYVFGDTVFAVAWRGRRPPHLVSLLGSYFQEYQEAATAAASNGPGRRGMTRIQGSRVVVETGGHPGDIRGRAYIPSLLPSGVTREMIQ
- a CDS encoding mechanosensitive ion channel family protein, which codes for MTPLERILSGEFVNPGTLFGVIFYALVFLLVAWLSMRSLRVTLERLEGGVLDHTTANFLRRMGDVLVWVLALILYAHLIPELRSLGTALLTGASVASVLIGLAAQSTLGNLIAGFSLLLYRPFQIGDSVQLTVPSGVQTGTIADLTLGYTIIRTPENHEIVVPNSVMASQAIIKSPE
- a CDS encoding tetratricopeptide repeat protein; the encoded protein is MKSTALCNRKADFSKNHPLASLKQKTWGTGQELILLSDRSPSHADESFFFDEDGLLVGALFTFSSGLDLSPYPVLRDTLARLKPVLEFYVNVANLSSKDSMNSSTLYETGDEKSTTQYLVLAAGEHPTLLQASITIDPYARLFSPYRREFLERLRNPTGTKPGLKLESQGADDKEPFPSLQQFARGETAQLSYCGSQNYDIAADAYQKAIASGFSNKVWLAEAHHKLGLAWEGKGQYEKAKAEMLQSLTIRPNTPEILNNLGTVYVKLGDKANALASFEKAVTLRPNYAIARYHLAEAYEPTDSKRSISEYETYLALVEGIPDEADRIALVQQRVKALKKP
- a CDS encoding TraR/DksA C4-type zinc finger protein codes for the protein MKARTASKRTVSPKSLTNAVTIKRKQPASAARGKYTGIRRDLERQRAAILAEAGEGRTTRKSQETFADVSDQATAEADQNFSMRIKEREQKLLKKIDEALDRMDKQTYGICERCEEDIPYERLKARPVTTLCIACKTLQEQEEKTRR
- the recR gene encoding recombination mediator RecR, with protein sequence MAVDQQGLLARLVRELVRLPGIGQKTAQRLAFHVLKVDREDALRLAEAIRAVKDGLTFCRQCRNIAEGELCELCLDPKRDRTRIMVVEEPSTLYAIERAGGYRGLYHVLLGALSPLEGVGPSDIRAEELIDRVKLGGIEEVIFATNPTIEGEATAIYLTNQLRPFGTRVSRIAYGIPVGMDIEYADEVTLLKSIEGRRDL
- a CDS encoding YbaB/EbfC family nucleoid-associated protein yields the protein MKNPLGNMAGLLKQAQAMQAQMAKVQEQAASKTVTGTAGGGSVTVTANGAMELVKIVIDPEVVKSGDADMVQDLMLAATNDALRKAREMMANEMKSLTGGLNIPGLF